TGTATGAGGGGTCCAGGTTCTCTGCagcctcaccaacatttgttactgTCCATCACTTTTATTTAGCTATCTGGGCTGGTGTGAAGTGATAGatgtctcattgtgattttggtttgcatttccctagtgatcattttcttttcatgtgcttattggccttcgtgtttgttttctggaaaaacatctgttcagatcttttgaccattttttaattgacttattgcctttttcagatttattgagagatcttctatccactggttcagtctccactcactttctgcctcccatggtgtgcattagtaggaagctgggattagaagcagagctaaAGCTGGTTTGAACCCCggcactctgaaatgagatgtgcagcactaaacacccacccctgtctttttttttattgttgaattgtaagggttctttatgtattctgaatctgattacaaatattttctcccgttctgtGAGTTATGTCTTTACCTCacgtgtatttttatttcttaaattaccTGGCGTTAATTTTGGGTACAATTAATATTCTAACATGCAGATCTCAAATTTAGCCATCCTCTTTGTTAAAGCAGTAAATATTTTCCTATATAATCTTAATTTAAAACTTGGAGATTGTTTTGTTAAGTAGAATTTTATTGGAAGGTGACTAATATGTTAGTGAATATTGATCACGTAATTTTGGAATGTAAGTACAACAAGGTTCAGACCTTTTAATACTTTTTCTAGAGAAAGAGATGCTATAGAAATGGAATTTTCCAAACCCAGCAACTCTGAGCATCCATGCATTGTGAAAGGAATTTTGGATAGCACTGCTGTGCAAACTGGGGAGATGCTTTGTCTCTGGTGATTTTTCTGAGCAATTGGTATAAGAAAATAAAGCAGCACCCTAAGAAGCATTGCTTTCTAGGTTTAGGGTCCAAGAGGCTGCTGTAGCCGAAtcttcccccacacacacactcccccccccccccaagtactGATGACTGCCTTATGTATGTAATTTTTAGCAAAGTTTGATTTCTGAAATTAGTGGTTTCAGCTCATATTTTCTCATTGACTAGTAAGtatatgtaaaacattttaagTATATGCCAGTCTATAACTAAAAGTGTTTTGTATTtgcatgataaaaactctaagcctCATCTGTTTTCTCATGATAGGCCTCAGGAGTACAAGTTGCTGATGAAGTATGTCGCATATTTTATGACATGAAAGTTCGGAAATGCTCCACACCAGAAGAAatcaagaagagaaagaaggctgTCATTTTTTGTCTCAGTGCAGACAAAAAGTGCATCATTGTAGAAGAAGGCAAGGAGATCTTGGTTGGAGATGTTGGTGTGACCATAACCGATCCTTTCAAGCATTTTGTAGGAATGCTTCCTGAAAAAGATTGTCGCTATGCTTTGTATGATGCCAGCTTTGAAACCAAGGAATCCAGAAAAGAAGAGTTGATGTTTTTTTTGTGGTAAGTGTGTTAAAAATATTGGCCTCAGGGAAACTTGGATTAGTCCCTCATTGTCAGCTCTTAGAGAACTGGTTCTAGGACCATTTTTATTCAAGCTATTTGCAGTCACTATAATCTAATTTTTGTTTATAAGGTTTTGAAAGGGCTTAGCTTTTGGGACTCAAATTTTCACTACTGTATCTACTTGAAAGAATGTGACTTTTCAATAAttgtgttttgtgttgttttgtttttgggtgAAGCAAGGGCAGAGAAGGTAGATTTCTCTTTCGGCTCTGAATTTACTGATTATAAGCTAAAGATTCCAGTCTCTACTAACATTTTCTGTAAGCCAGAATCCTACCTCTCCAACATGCCGTGCCAAGAATTGAACTTACTTGTCCTGTGTGGTGTGCCACTTTGGCAGAAGTTGTCACTGTTGCCTCTTCATTGTGATTTGCTCTACATTGCACACTATACAGTAGGGCAGCCACTAGTCATGTGGATTTTAAgttcatttaaattaaaattcagtttcttATTTGAATAAACTAACACATTTCAAATGCTCACTAGTCACGTGACTAGAGGCTGCCTTATTGAGTAATGCAGGTGTAGAATTTTCCATCGCAGAAAGCTTTGTTGGAcagtgttgctgtggattggGTAGGAAACGTTCAGCCCATGGTCCTGTGTAAGGAAGGCCTTTGAAATCATTTGATCTGATTCTGcccaggcaaccacaggtgggacttgaaattcaataaatctaaagtatgcagattttttaaaggtttatttatttatttgaaagagttagagaatcttccatctgctggttcactcctcaagtggctgcaactgctgaagctgtgccaatccaaagccaggaaccaggagcttcttccaggtctcccatgtgggtgcaggggcccgaaggacttgggtcatcttctactgctttcccaggccatagagagagctggatcggaagtgaagcagccgggacttgaactgttgcccatatgggatgtcggcactgcaggcggtggctttacccactacaccatagtgctggctctgcagatttttaagttgattttttttttttttaagatttattatttgaaagagttaaaacggagagagaaggagaggcagaggtcttccatccgctggttcattccccaattggccgcaacggctggaactgtgctgatccgaaggcaggagcttcttctgggtcccccacactggtgcaagggcccaaggacttggaccatcttctttcccaggctgtagcaaagagctggatcagaagtggagcagccgggcctcaaattggcgcccatatgggatgccagcattgcaggcggcagcttctgctacgccatagcaccggcccctaagtTGATAAATTTTTATGGCCCACAAATGTAACAAATATCtagatggcccttggcagaaaaaaggttccctacAACCCATGCTCCAGATAATGAAAAGGTGCTATAAAGTGTTTGGGATGGCCTTCTTCTGGAATTATTTGGGTTTTTCAGATAAAATCAGTATTTGATTTAAACTATAGAAGCTATAGAGAAAAATCACACTTGTATCCTCATTTAATGACATCATACTACATTCCTTGTTAGGGTCAGGTAGCCACCTAATGAAAATACTCCAAGTGGAAGAGATGGTGACACCCTCCAGTTTTTAGGAGGGAACACTTTCTCCAGTACTTTGTCCTGAGCCAGTGCAAGGCAGAGAGGGACTTAGCCTTTAGCCATGTGCACTCAGCAGCTTGAGGTGTAAGGGATGTGGGGCTAGGAGGCCAAAAGAATCGGAGTTCAAGAAGGGTGTGTATGGACCACAGCTGTGAAGTTCGGGTGCGTGTATTGGAACTCACCTTTACTGTGGCTGCTCCATAAGATAATAGTTGGTGAGATTTAAAAtaagtatgattttgatttgaatGAAGGTGCGTTCATTAAACGCATTGTATTGCGTGAGAGCCTGAAAAAGTAGCTCTGAATACATGGGTGGAGTCCCTGCCATTCTGGGTGTTACGGCGGAGTGTCACATGAGCCAGCTAAAAGCACATACGCTTAAATTGCTATTTCCTCcacttgaagatttttttcctggTTTTAATGAATTTCTTCATTATGAGAGCTATACATGATTACTGAAGAATGCTtggaaaagaaaagtagaaagaagaaagggaaaatcaTTGTTAATGCAATGATTTATTTTGCAGTATTAATTTAAGGAAGAATAAAAGCTTATTACAGGCGTTTTCTGTAAGAAGCTGGGTCCTGGGAGTGGCTCTTAAAGTATTTTAACCATCTAGCTACATGAACTCAGCTCAGTCCCTGGCCTATTTGTGTAAGAAAAGTACCCACTTACCTTTGCAGCTCACACATGTGCTGGTCCTGAGGCAACTGTGGCTTTGACCCTTCACTGGGCTGTGGGTCTGGAGCCTGTGAGCATCAGAGGGCCAGAGGCTGCACACAGGGTGGGAGCAGGTGAGGCCTCTGGCTGTAGAGCGTCCCAGATCATGGCCGCTAAATGGAATCCTTACGTGCCCAAGCATTTCACTCTGCTCCGTGTGGGGACTGTGGCAGAGAGCCAGGCCTGAGGTCtgcttggtctagagggaagaaGACAGTGACGTATAAACAGTCTGAGTGTGATGAAGGGTTGCAGTCTGTTACCCACTGCGTGGTTCTCCAGCACTGCTGAAGAAAGTGTTGTGAAGCGTGTGTGTGCTTCTGTTCACCAGGCAGAAGGCACTAAAACTTGGAAAGTACAAGATGGTGATACTGACAATATGTAGTTATTGCTGAAGTGCCCTGTACCATGGACTTATGATTATACATATGGATTTAGTATTTTTTCCAGAGAATTGTTGACACTCAGATTTTGATTGTTAGTTTGAAAAGGAAAACCAATCCTTTTGTGAGAGGCTCTGTTGAAATAGATAGAAGTGAAGGGACTCAGGAGAAGGGGACTTCTGCTTTATTTGCAGTTTATTGTTCTTTAGTAAACATTCTACAGCAAAAAAGCCCAAATACTTGATTCTGGACGGCAGATACCATTTGTTCTCTGTATTTCTTCTATGTTCTGAAACTTCCTCTAACTAGAAAAACTTTCAAAACTTGAATATATGTGGTTGTTAGGCTGAACATAGcagataaaaaaatttaaaaagaagagctACATTACtgatagtgttttttttaaaccagggtactttgctttttcaaaaaaattttttttcttaaaagattaatttttcttttgaaaggcagagttaattagatggggagaaagagatcaCCATTCCATGTACTGGTCTGCTCCCCAAACAGTttcagtagctggggctgggccaggcaggagccaggagcttcagctgggtagcaggggaccaagtacttgggccatcttcctctacctatccaggcatattagcaggcagctgggttggaagtgcagtggccgggacttgaactggcacattagggaatgctggtgttgcaggggaTCAGTGTGCtgcgccaccatgccagcccctctctggctTTTTACAAACTGTGCTGTCACCCTGAGTAACTGTGTGTGCCTACCCATTACATGACtctgggaagaggcagggagataaGCAATTTTACTTGTTAGGGAAATGCTTTCAGGAGAGGCAAGCACCCCTTCCTCCCCGTGGAGGCTGTTTAACAAGGTGTACGTTGTGTTTTCTCTAAACTGGCTTTCTTCATTTTTGGTGTCTTCCTTTCTAGGGCACCAGAACTAGCACCTCTGAAAAGTAAAATGATCTATGCAAGCTCCAAGGATGCAATCAAAAAGAAGTTCCAAGGTAGGTTCTAGACTTGACTTCACATTTAGCGTGCGATGAGTCCCTGGAATGGAGAGCTGCAGCTCTTCTCAGCAGCGCCTCATTTTCTTTGGAGAACTTAACCTGTAGCTTTACTGTTGAACTGGTATGATTTTAGGTAATTGATTCATCTCTGTCCACTGGCGAGTGCACTCACTCCTCGAGCTGGCAGTTAAATTTGACTTTGCCACTAGGGGATTGGGATCCTGATGTGGTCTCCAGCCAGACTCCAGCCAAGAGGAAACGTGGGTATGATGCAGAGTGCATGGGGTGATTGCCCAGAGGCCTGCACTGGGGGCTAAGCTTGTCGTCTaactgctgtgtgaccttagccAACATCACTTAACCTCCGTGGGCCGTCATTCTCTCAGCTGTAGAATGGAAGGTGTGGTTGGGGTCAAAAGTAAGCATTAGTTTAAGGGTTtgccccactgccttcctgccgTTACTATTTTCAAACATCTGATTGAGCCAGGGTCACAAGGGCTTGGTCCAGCgctagttttgtttgttttactgagACTGGTTTTTGTGTTCTCGTAGCAGAACAGGTTTGCCGTGGTTTGTTTGACTTAGGAAAACAAGATTCTTGCTTCCTTCCCTAAGCCCTGCTGCTGCATAGTTCAGTGCTGCGTCAGGCTCCTCTTGCATTTGTCTGGACATTGGAGTGTTCCCTGGAAGTGTGTTCTGTTAACCAGTGTTTTAAATGACTCCTTAAACTTCAACATTTCCACAGTGAAACCAGGAAGATTCAGAGGAGATTCCTCATCAGATGAGTGGTGCATTGCCTTTCCTAAAGGGACTTTCTGCATAGACTTGATTTGGTGATATTAAAAGATcgtttgttgtctttttttatatttaagcaTCACTGAGTGACCCAAAAGCTGACCTGCTTTGCTTTCAGCAGAGCTTGAGAAATGGACCTAGAATGCACTCTTCACAGAGAGGCGACGGCATTCTTGTGTAGTTGAGCTCGTTTTCCAGGGTGGCAATGAAATTTTTCTGAGAAAGCAGTTTGTAACACATTTTACATAGTTTTCATGGTGCTACATATTTTTTCAAaccatgttttattcatttgaaaggcagcaagagacAGACAGGAGACCTTCTATTTGCTGTTTTTACTCCTCAAACCACTGCAACAGCCATaactgggctgggccaatgccaggagccaggaactccatctgggtgtcccatgtgactTGTgggggcccaagtggttgggccatcctctgctgtcttctcaggctcattagcaagtagctggatcagaaacagagtagctggcactcaaacctgcactccggCACAGGACGCCAGCGTCAtgagtggtggtttaacctgctgtaccacagtgccggcccctagttaCAGATCACTGTATACCACGGTTCGTGAATGTCACAGTATGCCTGCTAGAACTGGTCTTTGTCATATAGAAATAGATAAGCTGCTGCTGTAATTCTAAATAGAATTGTTGTTTTTCCTCCCTAGGGATAAAACATGAATGTCAAGCAAATGGGCCAGAAGACCTCAATCGGGCTTGCATTGCAGAGAAGCTAGGTGGATCCTTAATTGTAGCTTTTGAAGGATGCCCTGTGTAGCTCATCATTCAGTGCCACAAATGGAAAGCTTCCATGTGTAATGTTATCTTCTTCTTGCTATATAAGTAAAGCAAATATATTTAGGCCAGGGTCTTGCTGAGAGGGAGCTGTCTTGTAATCTTTTAGAGTAAACTAAATATTCTATACACGTGCAATCATGGCCCTAAATAAATCTAGATCTGCAGTTCTATTGGTGTGAAATTAAATTCTTACTGGCCTCATGCTTGTTTTGATGAGTTGCCTTATAAAGATTTTTGTTAAGCTCAGGAGTTTTAATAATGCAGTTCACAAAACGGGGCAAGGCCATGTGAAGAGAATTATTGCATCTGTGTTGACCTAAGttaatttgtttctttgcttAGAGAATTGGTCATAATCTGGTTATAATTTTGGTTCAAATTCTTTATTCTTCCTGAAACTAAACAGAATAATGGAATATAATTCTCCCCATAATATATAACAATACTAATATACTAACATAACAGATTAAGTTGGGCAGTTTTTTAATCCTACCCAGTGTGTAATGAAGATTGCCTCAAAATTGTGTCCACTTACGATTCACGCTGATCTTGCAAAAGCACTATTTCAGGCATGCCGATGGAagcagctcctgcacctgcggtGCCTTTGCTACTCGCAGGTGGGGAGACTGGAGAGTCACCTTGCATCTTGGAATTGGTGGTGTGTCCTCAGGAGAATGTGCAGTGTCTTGTAACAACTAATTACAATGCAAATTAGGGCTCCATTGTAATGCGCTTTgttaatgaaaatgataaaatgataTATTGATGAGCTAGGACacctgtgattttttaaaaattgcgtCTCTGTCGAAGCATTGCTGTTTCTGGGACAGTACAGTGTGGAAGAACATTGAGTGTGTGCTCGCGCCTGGGAGCTGTTGCTCAGCTGTGAAGCGGGGAGCGGGTGCCACGGATGACATTGGAAGTGATTGTCATTAAACATCACAGGCATAAAACACTTTGAACAACATAGAGGTGCACAGTCAAACTTAGAAGTAGCAGTTACTGGCTTTATGTAATAAAGGAAGCATTTATAACTTAATCTCTTGTGTAATTATTCATGTGTGAATTTGCCTTCCATGTGGGGTAAGACATCGAGGCCTGAGTATTTGTGACAGGAGTTTTTATTCCAAATTTCCCCAAAATGCCAAGCTTATCTTTTTCAGAATTTACTATAAAACAGTACTGGCTGATTGTCATTCTTTAATCCCGAATTTGTTTACTGCAAAGCAGTGTTTTGAGTGAGTGACCGTATGTTAATAGGCCTCCAGGCAATCCGCGCAGGCCCAAGGCTGCCCTACTTGGCAGTCTGTAGGTAGAGCCAGGTTTTGGGTCAGGTGTGTTAGAGTCCGTTTTGTGGTTTCTGCTGTGGCGTGTGACCCTGCTACAGTACCTGCCGTTCTCTGCTGCAGCAGTGCAGGCTGCTGGGCACGTAATGTGACGCAGACATCTCCCACAGCACTTTGCTCTTAGTCCAGAAGTTTGGAAGATGCTGATGAATACACATCTCTCTACCTGGGGgagtggtgtttttttgtttttaagtaatttcagacagagagcttctacatgctggtttactccccaggtgcccacattAGCTGaggctgggactagagccaggggccaggatttCATTCCAAGTTTCTCGgcatggcaagaacccagttatttgCGTGAtcagcattggcaggaagttggaatcaggagctgaagctagAAATCTGACTCCAGGCattcccagatgggatgcaggtgccttaaTCTGTGTCTcggctgctaggccaaacacccactcctaggGCAACTGAGGTTGGGGCCAATACAAAATGGGGGTTTAGACCTCAGTTGACAATTATTAGAAGTAAAACTGCAGGTATACTCTGCTTCTGGCAAACACATTACAAAAATGTATGCATGGGAAGCTGACTTAGGGTTCAGATACCTAGTGGCTGCTCTTTGGCCTTTAGAGAGGTGAGTAAAGCCAGTGCTAACAATTCAGAGATTGCCCATGATGTTTGTTGTTCCAGAGAATGTAGTCTCTGAGGACACAGCGAACACACTGACGTGGATAGCAGAATTCGGTCCAGTCTCGTGGGCTCCTTCATGTGAAACTGCcccgagtactggctgctccacacctgggaaggcagcttctCCTTGACAGGTGCCTTGCCCTTTGGGCCATCGGAGCCTGGATGCGCCAAGGACATACTGCTTTGTGATCGGGGCTGTTTCTGAAATGTAATAGGCCCTGGACTGGGTCCCAGTTGGGCTGCAGCCGGAAAAAGGGACATGGATTGCATGGTGGCAGAGTGATGAGAGGGTGTTCCGGAAGCCAGGCTTCTAACTTGCGGTGCTCTGGCTGGCTGCCCAGGGCTCTCCTTGGACTCTGGCCAGTCCCCTTAGTAGCCAGCCCAGAGGTAAAGTAATTGCCACAGGTCACTTGACTTGTGACTGCTGGGACAAAACCCTGCATCTCCTGGTTTCTCATCTGAGCCATTCCCTTCCCCCCTCTGGTGAGGTCATTTCTAACATCTGGAACTCAGAGCTACCAAAGGAGATGTGAAAGGGACAAGAAGGGAGACATTTCTTCTGTTCCCTGGGCTGACCAAAACCTGACGGGAGCTGGCCTACGCATCTGCCTGCCCTGCGCTGCTccctcctccagctgctgcctgcagacccTGGGCCTGTGCGTTATGGTCAGTAGCCCACAGGTGAGCAGTCAGCTGGCTTATGAGCCCTGTCTGCACGACGGGCTTCCAGTAATCGCGGTGCTGCTTCCGGGGTGTGTGGGCCTCCACGAAGTGTTGGCTCATCTCTGGGGATCTTGGTTGGATTCACCCTTAAGGGAGGCTTTTTTGGACTTGGAAGACCAGCGTTTCCTGTTGGAAGCCAGCTGTCCAGGGCTGCCCAAGCACCACACTGTGGGACAGGCCACGAGCCAGGCTCCTGTGGAATCTGTAGCATGCTGACTCTCGCAAGCACTCCGCTGTCTGCTGGAGTGGAACTTTGTCCTGGAAGGTGTGGGGGCAAGGCTTGCCTGATGCCTGGCAGATTCAGGCtccctctgctggcctgggaggtgCCACTGCTGGGCCTCAGGGCCGCGGAGGCAGGCGGGCAGAACTTTGGACTATGGTAGGAGTGCAGGTTGCAGGCGGAAGTTTCCCTCAGGGGCATCTTAGGGAATTGGCCAGGCCAGCCGGATGGGGGCTCCGCACAACATGTACTGCAGCTGCTTTTGTCCTCTCCTGCCCTAGAGCCAGACGCTGGGCTCTCACTGTGCTGGGGAGAGGGACTGTAGCCAGAATCCAGGGCGCAGTCACTGCTCTCTTGGAGCCCAAAGGCAGAGCTTGGCACCCCCAGCATCCTAGTCTCTCCAaggtctccctttccctctgcagTCCTGGGCCTTGAGGGCATCTCAGCAGAGCCTCCAAGTCTGCGGTGTGGCAGGGAGGCGATCCTTGGGAACATAGGCTCCCAGGCCCACTGTGGTAATCCAAGAGTCCCGATGCAGGCACAGGTCTGGCCTGCTCCCCAGCCACTCACCACGGCCCCAAACGACTGACCTTGCCCAAGGCCACTGGTACACTGGACTCCCCCCCACAAGCCTGCCCTCCGGCACTGGGTACACAACAGGGTCCGTTTTGAGGCACTGTGGGGCTCAGCAGCTGCTATTCATGGCAGTCTAAAACcagtgtcttccctcccatcctgaCTCACCCAGGTTGCTGATGCACTGCCCAGTGTTAAGTGTGGAGGTGGATTTGAAACCTGACCTGTTACCAGGTGAGGTCCCTTCATTTCCATGGGGTTTGGTCTGGGCGGGTACAGGCATCAGGTTTGGGCACTGGTCACTTCCTCCCACTGTCTCCTGGCCAGAAACCAGGGGGTCGGCGCTCCAGCCCCTTCTGCCACCTCAGAGTTCTGCAGGTGCTGTCTGCCCTTGCTGAGAAACCCTCTGTGCACCTCCTGCCTTTCACCACGTGGCTCCTTGGTGctttcccctccctgcctcacccccGAGCATACCTGAACCTCTGTGCCTGCGGTTCCCAACAAGTGCCACCTTTTCTGGTGAGCTCCAGGTTAAGCCCACTCTTGGAGGGAGGTACTTCCCAGACTCCTAGCACCTTGTTTCCAACAGGCTAGCAAGGGCCACACCCAGGCTCAGTTGGGGGTTGTGGGGGGTAGGGACACTCCCAGAAGAGTTGCACCTACCACTGGAGGGACCGTGGGGGTGCAGAAGCCCAGGGCAGTTCTGGCTGTAGGCCCGCtactccccacccctgcaagtGCTGTCTGAGTGCCCAGCTTTGCTCAGCCATTGGCCAGCCGGCACCTCCTTAGGCTTCCGAGGCTTGGCCaggggaaaggaagtggagcagctctgggaggcagctccgGGACATAACTGCCTGGCgcctgccacctgccactcagGCCCACCTCCCTTTCCTGGCTTggtccaggcactgtgctgactGAGCCTCTTCTGCGTCAGTTCCTGCTCCTGTTGTTTTCcctcaggaaccaggagccctgGCTGCGGGTTTCCAAGGACACCCGGTCTTCCACCTGTGAGGCTCTGCTTCCAGGTGCTTCTCTGGCCAGTACCACCCCCTCCTGAGGTATGGACCTTGCCAGCCAAGCCCCCTGTGCATTGCTGGGCTCACTTCACGCAGGCTACCCACAGCTCTGCTCATGGGTAGGGGAGGGTGGTCAGCGCATCTGGCCACCAGGGTCTTAGGCCCTGCTCCCTTGTGAGGCGATGGGAAGGGCAGGAAGCAGCAAGTTTTATCCCCATGCTTCACAGAGCTGTCAGTCCCCTCAAGGGAACTGAGACCCAAGCTTGCTCTCTCCCCCAGGGGGCGCCCCAGCACCAGACGACACTTCTGCGCTGGGCAACAACGTTGGTTTTAATGGCATTAACATCCAGGAGGTAACACCAGTTCCGGTTGGCAACTCGCAGGGGtcaggggctgcagccaggctgaGTGGGGCTGGGCTGCGGCCCTCCAGTTTGCCCTGCAGCTTCTGAGCACTTGGCCCGGGCCGGCTGCCTCCCGCCCCACTGCGGAGACACAACAATTGCACTGATTGCCATGGAGATCCGAGCTCCCGGCCTCCCAGCTAACCCCCAGGATCTGCCCGAGTTGCGCAGCCCTCATCCAGGGCTGCTGGGCTCGCGGGCATAGTGTTTATCCACCGAGACAAAGGTTCTTTGACGAATGGCAGTCTGCAAGCTTCGTCTCTGATGGCTTCTCCCGGAGCCCCTGGAGGGTGGGC
The window above is part of the Oryctolagus cuniculus chromosome 11, mOryCun1.1, whole genome shotgun sequence genome. Proteins encoded here:
- the DSTN gene encoding destrin isoform X2 gives rise to the protein MASGVQVADEVCRIFYDMKVRKCSTPEEIKKRKKAVIFCLSADKKCIIVEEGKEILVGDVGVTITDPFKHFVGMLPEKDCRYALYDASFETKESRKEELMFFLWAPELAPLKSKMIYASSKDAIKKKFQGDWDPDVVSSQTPAKRKRGDKT
- the DSTN gene encoding destrin isoform X1, with the protein product MASGVQVADEVCRIFYDMKVRKCSTPEEIKKRKKAVIFCLSADKKCIIVEEGKEILVGDVGVTITDPFKHFVGMLPEKDCRYALYDASFETKESRKEELMFFLWAPELAPLKSKMIYASSKDAIKKKFQGIKHECQANGPEDLNRACIAEKLGGSLIVAFEGCPV